The genomic segment GATCATGTCCTCACGCACATGTGTCTCGATGGCCAGATCCGTCGCCTCGCCGGGCTTCGGCAGACGCTGGAGGGTGCGGGCGGAGCAGTGGACGACGTAGCCGACGCCATTCACATCGAGGATGACGAAATCCTCTCCGTAGGAATCGACGATTCCCTTGAGCTTGCCGATCATGTGAACCGTCGATCCTCGAAGGGTCCGTTGCCGCGCTTGGCCTAAGGCCATATCCGTCGTGGCGGCACAACCGACAAGGTGACCGCATGAAGCGCACGCACGCCCTCGCCGCCCTCCTGCTGGCGGGTTTCGCATTCGCCGCGCCCGGCGGTCTACACGCACAGGAGGCCGCCCAGGGAGCGCCACCCGCTCTGACCAAGGATCCGGGGCAGGTGAAGGCCGGGCGCTACCGGCTCGATCCGGCGCATGGCAAGATCACGTGGTCGATCAGCCATCTTGGCTTCTCGACCTATTACGGCCAGTTCACGGAGGTGTCGGGCGACCTCGTCCTCGATCCCGCCGCCCCGGCCAAGAGCAGCCTCTCGGTCAAGATCGGCACCGGCAGCGCCAACGGGCTCAACGACAAGCTCAACGCGCACCTCAAGCAGCCGGATTTCCTCGACGTCGGGAAGTTTCCCGAGGCGACCTTCGTCAGCACGTCGGTCGAGCCGACGAGCCCGACGACGGCGCGCGTCAACGGCACCCTGACCCTGCGCGGCGTCTCGAAGCCGGTCTCGTTCGACGCCACCTTCAATCAAGCGGGCGTCAACCCGGTCGACAAGATCTACTCGGTCGGCTTCGATGGCTGGACGGTGATCAAGCGCTCCGAGTTCGGCGTGAACGCCTTCCTGCCGCTGCTGGGCGACGAGGTGTCCCTCCGGTTGGAGGGCGAGTTCAAGCTTCAGTAGGAAGCGGCGAAGCGGGCCGTCGGTTTGCGGCAACGCTTCGTTCACGATATGTGCCGTACCGGATCGATGCTCTGAAGGAGGCCGAGGCCATGACCACGGACGTCCGCATCCTCGGCATCGATCCCGGCCTGCGCCGCACCGGCTGGGGTCTGATCGCGGCGCGGGGCAGCAAGCTGTCCTACCTCGCCTGCGGCGTCGTCACCTCCGATGGTGACCTGCCGCTGGCGTTGCGCCTGCGCGAGCTGCACGAGGGCCTGACCCGCATCGTCACGACCTACACGCCCGACGAGGTCTCGG from the Methylorubrum extorquens genome contains:
- the yceI gene encoding polyprenyl-pyrophosphate binding protein (Evidence 2b : Function from indirect experimental evidences (e.g. phenotypes); PubMedId : 11298273, 15741337, 1840644, 9298646; Product type c : carrier) — encoded protein: MKRTHALAALLLAGFAFAAPGGLHAQEAAQGAPPALTKDPGQVKAGRYRLDPAHGKITWSISHLGFSTYYGQFTEVSGDLVLDPAAPAKSSLSVKIGTGSANGLNDKLNAHLKQPDFLDVGKFPEATFVSTSVEPTSPTTARVNGTLTLRGVSKPVSFDATFNQAGVNPVDKIYSVGFDGWTVIKRSEFGVNAFLPLLGDEVSLRLEGEFKLQ